The window GCTCTAAGGCATCGGTTGCATAAGGTAATGCTACTTTTTCAAATTTCATAGTCTCTCTATTTTTAGAATTATTATTATCGTTATTTGTGGCTTTTGAATTGCTGCAACTCAAAGCAGTTGCTGCCAAAACCAGAGCCAACAGGGCATGTTTCGTTGTTTTCATTGTTGAACAGTTGAATGTTTATATCATATAAACGAAACAGCAACAAAAATGTTCACACTATTTAGAATGAAACTTAATAACAGGCATAAAAAAACAGCCCAGTTTTACAAAAAACGGGCTGTATATCACGTAATTATATGCGGCAATAGGCTCTCTATAAGCAGCTACTCGGAGGGAACCGGCGGGAGTGGAAGGGTGTCGGTCACCTCCTTTTCACTATGCGGCTTCTCCTCGTTGCTTTGAAGTATCTCCTGCGAACGGGAGGCCCAGGGCCGTTTTCCAAAGATCTGCTCCAGATTCTCTGCATAGATGATCTCCTTTTCAAGCAGGATCCGGGCCAGCTGACCGTGTCCCTCCGCATGTCTGGAGAGCAGCTCTTTGGCCCGATCATATTGTTCGGCAATCATCCTCTTGACTTCGGCATCGATCAGTTCGGCAGTGCTTTCGCTGAAGGGTTTCTGGAAAGTATACTCCTGACCCGATGAATCGTAATAGCTCAAATTGGGCAACTTATCGCTCATTCCCAGGTAGGTGATCATGCCATAAGCCTGCTTGGTTACCCGTTCAAGGTCGTTCATCGCCCCGGAAGATATCTTGCCGATAAAGAGCTCTTCGGCGGCCCTTCCGCCAAGCAGGGCACACATCTCGTCGAGCATCTGGTCCTTGGTGGTAATCTGCCGCTCTTCCGGGAGATACCAGGCAGCACCCAATGCCTTTCCGCGTGGCACGATGGTCACTTTCACCAGCGGATTCGCATGCTCCAGGAACCAGCTCAGTGTAGCGTGTCCCGCTTCATGGATCGCAATCGCCTTCTTCTCCTCCTGCGTGATGATCTTGTTCTTCTTCTCGAGGCCACCGATGATCCGGTCGACAGCACTGATGAAATCGTCCCGTTCAACAAATTTCTTCTTGTTGCGGGCAGCAATAAGGGCCGCCTCATTACAAACATTGGCAATGTCGGCACCCGAGAAGCCGGGGGTCTGTCTCGCCAGAAAATCCACATCCACCGATTCATCAATCTTGATAGGACGCAGGTGAACCTTGAAAATATCCTTCCGGTCGTTCAGATCGGGCAGCTCCACATAGATCTGCCTGTCGAACCGCCCTGCACGCAACAACGCCTTGTCCAGAATATCCACACGGTTGGTAGCCGCCAGGATGATCACGCCGCTGTTTGAGCCAAAACCGTCCATCTCGGTGAGCAGCTGGTTCAACGTATTTTCCCGCTCATCGTTGGAACCGAAATTGACGTTCTTTCCGCGTGCACGTCCAACGGCATCGATCTCGTCGATAAAGACGATACAGGGCGACTTCTCCTTGGCCTGGCGAAAGAGGTCGCGCACACGCGACGCCCCTACTCCGACAAACATCTCCACGAAATCGGACCCCGATATGGAGAAAAACGGTACATTGGCTTCGCCGGCAACCGCTTTTGCCAGGAGGGTCTTGCCTGTTCCCGGAGGGCCTACCAGCAACGCACCTTTCGGAATCTTTCCTCCCAGGCTGGTATAATTGCCCGGATGCTTGAGAAACTCCACGATCTCCTGCACCTCCTCTTTAGCCTCGGAGAGACCGGCCACATCCTTGAAGGTGACACGTGGGCCGGCATCCTTGTCGAAAAGCTGAGCCTTCGATTTACCCACACTGAAGATGCCGCTGCCGGCACCGCCCGGTCCACCCTGCATGCGCCGCATCATCCATATCCAGAAAACGATGATCAGCAGGAAAGGAGCAAAGGTGAGCAGCATGCTCCAAATTTCAGAGGTGGTATCGAAACGGACCTTGATATCGTATCCCTTCTCTCTCTTCACCGTATCGAGAAATTCCGAAGTACCCTGAGTGGAGGGGATATTTACCTGTATAAACGGATTGGCCCCAAACCGGCCGGCATTTTCGCCAAAGACATAACTCGCCGACTCGGGGCGGACTTTGGCTTCGGCAATATCTTTGTTGCTGTAAACCACAACACTCTCGATCCGGTTGTCGTTCACATATTCCTGGAAATCGGACCAGTCGACCCTCTTTATATTTTTATTCTGCCCAAAAAAGAACATCCCGATAAGTACCATCGACAAAATGGCATATATCCAATAAACATTGAACGGCTGATTGGGGTTTGTATTTCCCAACCCGCCAGGACGTCCCGGTTTTCTTGCTTTGTTGTTATCTTGATGATTTGGATTGCTGTTTTCCATTAACTTCTCCTATGTAGCTTTTAGTGAATATATGTAACACTTCAGACGGAAATAAGTTTTAATCGGCCGTCGGAACCTGCTTCAATGAAGCGTCCTCCCACAAATTGTCGAGATTGTAGTATTGTCTCAACTCGGGAACGAATATATGTACGATAACAGTACCGTAATCGATGCCGATCCATTCGGCCCGCTGTTGCCCCTGAACCCTCAACGGACTCTCGCGGGTTTGCTTCTTCACCACCTCCTCCACCGATTCTGCCAAAGCGGCAACCTGAGTAGGTGTATTTCCTTCACAGATGACAAAGTAGTCGCAAATTGCACCCGGAATCCCTTTCAAGTGGATCTGGGTGATGTTCTTCCCTTTCTTCTCCTGTATTCCGTCAATGATGCTCTGTAATAAGTTTCTCTCTTCTTTCATTCGCTGTTTTAATGAGTTAGATATGCAAAGATAGCTGCTTTTTCATAAACAACTCGCTTTCATACAGAAAGATTGTGGCAAAAAGAGTGCCAAAAAACGAAATCAGAAAAACAGACTGGCCAGCAAGGTAAATCCCAGCCCACAAAACGCTATGATGGTCTCCATCACGGTCCAGCTCTGCAGTGTCTGCCTTTCATTCATTCCAAGGTATTTCCCCACCAACCAGAAGCCGCTGTCGTTGACATGGGAAAGCAATGTTGCTCCCGATGCAATGGAGATCACAACCAGTGCCCTCTGCGGGTCGTTCAATCCAAACTCCCCGATGATCGGGGCAATAATGCTGGCGGCGGTAATCATCGCCACGGTGGCCGATCCCTGCGTGACCCGCACCAACGCTGCGAGCATCCATGCCAGCAGGATGGGAGGCAATGCGGAGTTTGCCATCGATTCGGCCATCATTCCCCCGATACCGCTATCGATCAGCACCTGTTTCAACACTCCGCCGGCACCGGTTATCAGGATGATGATCCCGGCAGGTCCAAGCGCCCTTGAACTCAGCTCAAGCACCTTATCCCGGCCCATACCCCTACGGATACAGAGGAGATAGGTGGCAACCAGCGTGGCAATGATCAATGCCGAAAAGGGGTGGCCGATAAACTCCACCATATCCGTAAATAACGATTTGGATACAACCCCCTTGGCAACAGCCACACCGGATACCGTATTCAGCAGGATCAGCAGCAACGGGACCGAGATGATGAGGGCAATAGAGCGGAACGAGGGGCTATTCTCCGGATCGAACTCCGGGAGAGCATCAGCAGAGGTATCGGGCGACTTCAGATAGATTCTCTTCGAAATGTATTTTCCGAAGAGCGGTCCTGCAATCACAGCTGTAGGTATACCCAGTATAAAGCCCATTAAAATTACCCAGCCCAGCGGCGCATTGATGATATCCGCTACAGCAACGGGACCGGGTGTCGGCGGGATAAAGCTATGCGTCACCGCTAAACCGGCCAGAAGCGGAATGGCATAATAGAGTAACGAGAGTTTGGTATCACGCGACAGTGCGTAAACGATGGGAACCAGAATGATGAAAGCCACATCCAGAAAGATGGGAATGGCCACGATAAAGCCGGTCGTAACCATCGCCCAGGGTGCCCGCTCCTTTCCGAACCTCTTTACCAGATAGTGTGCCAGCGACTCCGCACCGCCGGAACTCTCCAGCATCTGTCCGAAGATGGCCCCCAATCCTACGACGGTAGCCACGAAGCCGAGCGTACCCGCCATGCCCTCCTGAATTGACCGGGTGATGCTGCCGAGCGGCATCCCGGTAAGGAGACCCACATAGATGGAGGTGAGCAACAAGGCGATAAAGGCATTCAACTTGAGCTTCAACACCAGGATCAGCAGTATCGCTACGGCAGAGAGGACAATAAAGGTGAGAAAGAGTGTCGACATATGCGGGAGGTGGCAAGATTAAGGTTTCGACCGTTTAAATGGTATGCTTGTGACAAATCCGAACTGCATCGAGCGCCGATTCGGGGGTACAGGCAACCGGTTCAACACCATGCTGGATGCAATCGCCGAAATAGCGCAGCTCATCCCGGAAACCGTCATTCGCATCACCGGCAGGAACCAGCGTGGTCCCGGTATCGGTAGCCACTTTTATGTGGTGCGGCTCTTGCGACGAAAAGAAAACCGAAGCCTTTTCGAAACGGGCGCTGAATCCGGCATGAAAGGGATAGGCGGCATGAAAGGTGTTTCCACCCTCGATCCGGACAATGAGATCCGACCTCTCATACCGCCACAATGCACTCACATGGTCGTAGTTGCTTAACTTGCCCGGAAGGCAGCGGGCATCAATCCGGTCGGGAATACCGCAAACCCACTGGGCAAAATCGATATCGTGAATAACCAGATCAAACAGGGCGCCACCAGACGAACCGAACTCCCTTTGCCGCTCCTTCCACTGTCCCCAGGTGGGCACTCCCGAGAAGCGGGAGAGCGAGAGAAACTCCAGACGACCATACTCCTGTAAATCTATCCATCTTTTCAAGGTATTGTAGGCTGGCATGAAACGGACCACATGTCCGATCATCAGGAGCTTGCCCCTGGAACGGGCAAGCCGTATCAGCCTCTCCCCCTCATCAATATGGATGCAGAAAGGCTTTTCGAGAAATACGTTTGCTCCTGCCTGAAGCGCCATTTCAGCCATTTCATGATGCAAGGCGGTATGAACCGCAATAATGCAGAGATCGGGCCTCTCAGCTTTTAGGCACTCCGCGAAATCCGAGTAGATGTTGACACCCGAAAGATCGTTCGACGCGAGCGTGCCCGTGGAAAAATTTCCGGACTGTTCGCCAAGCTTTGCGGCAATATTCTCGGGAGTCTTGTCAACAATGGCTTTCAACTGGAAACGTGAATCCTTCAATAGATTCAATGTGTGGGTCATTCCCATGAACCCGAAACCTACAACTACAGTACGCATATATATTACATTTTTTAAATTACCCGACTTTCACAAGCATCCCTCATCAGCTATTGTCCCGACTACTCCCCTCTCACCCTCATTTTCAGTGAGTATACCGAAGTACGGGCGGTGATAAAGAGAACGTCTCTCCTTTTACCGCCGAAGCAGACGTTCGACGGGTTTTCGGGAACTTCAATCTCCTCGATCAGTTCACCTTGAGGGGAGTAGACCCATATCTTGCCCATCGTCAGGTAAACGTTCCCCTGATTGTCGATGGTCATTCCGTCCGAACCGTTAGGCGCAAAAAGATGTTTGTTGGCCAGTGTTCCGTCGGGCTGAATATCGTATCTCCAGATTTTCCGGTCGTTGATATCGGCGACATATAGCGTTTTACCGTCGGGTGTTCCCACTATTCCATTGGGCTGTTTGTAATCATCGATCACTCGGATCAATCTCCCTTCCGGAGAGAGGTAGTATACCCCGCGGACATCCTGCTCTTCGGCATGCCCCTCCTCCCAATAGTTTCGGTGATAGTAGGGGTCGGTGAAATAGATACCCCCTTGGGGTGTGATCCATAGATCGTTGGGACCGTTCAACCGTTTTCCCTCATACTGCTCATGGAGAACTTCCGCTTTCCTGTCGCTACCGAACCTTACGATCCGGTTGTGCAGATCGGCACAGGCAAGGAGATGACCGTCGGCATCGAAATAGGTACCATTGGCCCTCTCGGTCCCCTCGACCCACAGGGAGACCCCTTTGCCCTCCTCCCATACATATATCCGGTCGTTTGGCTGATCGGTAAAATAGACGTGACCTTCAGCCGAAACGGCAGGACCTTCGGTAAAGGCATAGCCGCCCCCCACCTTTTCAATTTTCGCATCTTTTGCGATGATACTGCTTTTCTGCCCTGGAAGGGTAGTACAACAGATAAAAAAAAGCAATCCTGTAACAAGTCTCATCGTCTCCATTTTTTATTATCATCCGAAGCAACCGGACCTTATGGCAAATATAGCCATAATGCACATAACTACAACTATCCGTACCTCTTTTTTACAAGATACATATTTTGGAGTAATGGTACAACCGAAAAACTATTCGGAATAAAAAATGTTATAGAAGAAGATGCGGACAACTATCAGCTGATAGAAACCAGTAAATCAAAACAAAACAAACGTAACGAACCTATGAAAAATCTTGAAACTACCTTTATGGGAATTAGGCTGGACAATCCAGTAATATTGGGCGCCAGCAATATCTCTTCAAACCTCGATCAGCTGAAGAGGGCAGAGGAGAAAGGCGTTGGGGCAGTAGTCTACAAAACGTTGTTTGAAGAGCAGGTACAACTGGAAAACCTGCAACTTGATGAGCGGCTAAGCCAATATGAACATATTCATGCCGAAATAACCAAGACTTACCCCGATATCGATTTCTCCGATATCGACTATCATCTGACGAGGCTTCGCAAAGCGAAAGAGAGTTTGTCCGTTCCGCTCTTTGCCAGTCTCAATGCAATAAACAGGGAATCGTGGATCTCCTATGCAAAAATGATTGAAGAGACAGGTGTAGACGGGATCGAGATAAACCTCTACCAGACACCGGTAGATTTTGACCGCAGTGGCGAAAGTGTTGAGAGTGAACAGATAGCGATAGTTAACGAGATCAAGCATGCCGTCTCCATTCCAGTCGGCGTGAAACTGAGTTCGGACTACACAAACATCCTCCATTTTGCCAAACGGCTTGACGATACAAAGGCTGATGCCCTGGTACTCTTCAATGCATTCTTTCAACCCGACATCGACATCCGGGGGGAGAAGCACAAGAAAACCTTCAATCTTTCCCAGAAGGGGGATTACAAAAAGACATTAAGGTATACCGGCATGTTGTACGGCAACATCAACGCCGATATTTGCAGCAGCCGGGGAATCTTCACCGGCGAAGATGTGGTGAAGCTGATCCTGTCGGGAGCGACCACGGTACAGGTTGTCAGTTCGGTTTACAAGCATGGCATGGAAAGGATTGCCGAGATCAAGAAGAGTGTTGCGGAGTGGATGCAACAGAAGGGGTACAACAGTCTGGGTGAATTCAGGGGCAAGCTGGCCAACTGCAAGCTGGACAAGAACGAAAATGCCCTGGTCTACAAGAGGGCACAGTATGTTGATCTGATGCTGACATCGGATACCATCTTCGGGAATTTCCAGTAATCGTCCGGCTCAACAAGGGTAAAGAGAGAGGGTGTATCACACAAGATGTGACCACACCCTCTCTCCTTATGGCTTCTCAACAGTCGGGCCCCAATCAGAGTATCTGTAGTTTCAGGTTTCTCCAGAGCACCTTGATTCCGCCACCATCGTGGATTTGCAACGCAATACGACCCTGCGCCTTGCCGATCTTCTCGTCGGTCAGATCCACCATCGGCTCACCGTTGAGATAGGTCTTTACGTTATCGCCGTTAACCACAATACGCAAGGTATTCCAGTCGCCCACCTTCAGTATCTCCTCCTTTTCGTCCGGAATCTGTGCCAGCCAGCCTCTTCCATATGATTCATAAATACCGCCGGTGTCGTGCCCCTTGGGGGCCACTTCAACCTGCCAGCCGTTCACGATAGCACCCGGCTCGACAAACGAACGGATGAAAACCCCCGAGTTGCCGTCGGCCTCCTGCTTGAACTCGACCGTGAGGTCAAAATTATCGTAATATTCACGAGTTGCCAGGTAACCGTATTGCTTGTCGGGACCACTTTCACATACCAACAATCCGTCCTGTACATACCATTTTTCAGTTCCGTATGCTTCCCATCCGGTAAGATCGACTCCGTTGAAGAGATTCACCTCCCTGGTTTTGCGGGGAAGCTCCCTGATCTTGATATTGCGGAACCAGGCAGCCGATCCGTGATCCTGCAAGCAGATAACTCCCTTCCGGGCCAGGCCATACTCTGGAGCATTTTCCCACTTGCCGCTGTTCTTGCGCGCAAACCAATCGTCGGTCCACGCCTCAAACTCCACTACCTTCTCACCGTTCAACCAATGTTCAACGTGACCGTTGTCGAAAACGATCTTCGAGGTGTTCCACTCACCAGCCGGCTTGATGATAAGCTTCGAGGTATCGGGAACATGCATGGCGTAATCTGCCGCCGTTTTCTGCCACTCTTCCAGCGGTTCGGGAAAGCCGAAGTTGTCGATCAGCTGGTATTCCGGACCAGTAATGTAGGGAACGGCAAATTTGGGATGTTCAACCACGTGATAGAGCACGCCGCTGTTTCCACCTTCGGCAATTTTCCAGTCCCATACCAGTTCAAAATTCTCGAACAGTCTCTCCGTCACGATGTAGCCGTGTTCATCGGCACCCTCACCCTTTGCCTGTATCGTACCATTTTCAACAAACCAGGGAGCAGTTAACGAGTCGCCATTGTAATCGCGCCAGCCATTCAGGGTCTCTCCGTCGAAAAGAAGTTGCCACCCTTCGGCTTTTTCGGCCTCCGTCAGCACATTGTGTCTGGCCGAGGGTTTACAAGATGTAAAAACCATTGCCGTAAGCATGGTTACAGATAATAAGAGGAATCTTGATTTCATTTCTTCTGATTTTATAAATAAACGTTAGTAATACGAAAAGAGTCAGAGTCACTTGCTTGCAACCGAAGATGTTCCTTTTAACAATTTGCTGTAGAGGGAAGAGTTTCCAATGATTCTCAGACCCTCCCTGAAGATGTCGTTTTCATCGTTGATGATCACAAAGTATGCGGAGGAGTCGAACAGGTCGCGTGCCATCAGCGCCTTGATCTGAAGCTTGATCAGCTTCTCCGAACTCCGGAACTGTTCGTCGTTCCACTCCAGCTTCTCAGCATGGGCCATCTCCTTCATCCGGTCAATCATCGATTCGGGTATCGCATAATCCGACTTGAACCTCCTTACGTCGGGATATGACTTCAACATCACCTGACGGTTCATGTCCACCTCTGCAATGGCCAGCTTGTTGACGATCCCCCGGCCAATCAGGTTCCGGTGCAGATCAGTCACCGCATTGGTGTCGATCGGCACGAAAAAGTCGGGCATGATGCCGCCACCGCCATATACGGTCCGCCCGTTGACCAGTGTCCTGAACTTCAGTGAATCGGGGAAGCGGATACTGTCGGCATGCATCATCTCGCCGTTCTGCAACCGGTTGTAGAAATCACGGTGATATTCGTCGATATGTCCCTCCCGGTATGGTTTCTGAATGCTTCTACCTGTCGGCGTATAGTAACGGGCCACGGTCAACCGGATCATTGTCCCGTCGGGAAGAGGCAGTTGACGCTGTACAAGCCCTTTTCCGAAGGTCCTGCGCCCAACCACGATGCCCCGGTCCCAATCCTGCACAGCTCCGGCTACAATTTCGCTTGCCGAGGCAGATCCTTCGTCCACCAAGATAACCAGCCTCCCATCTTCAAAGCTGCCCGCCGATGTTGTCCGCAGCTCTTGCCGGGGCTGGTTCCTGCCCTCGGTATAGACCACCAGTTTTCCGGCACCCAGAAATTGATCCGCAATATCCGATGCCGTCTGAAGGATACCTCCTCCGTTGCCGGTCAGATCGAGAATAAGGTTCTTCATTCCCTGTGCCTTCAATGCCTTCCTGGCTTCAAGAAACTCTTCCGACGAATTGATCCCGAACCGGCTGAGCCGGATATATCCGGTCTGCTTGTCAACCATGTAACTGGCATCGATACTGTAGATGGGAATCTTGTCGCGAACAATCCTGAACTCTAGCAGTTGCGGTGTCCCACGACGCAACACCTTCACATCGACGGTTGTGCCTTTGGGCCCGCGAAGCTTTTTAATCACATCCTGGTTGTTCATTTTAATACCGGCGATAAGTGAATCGTTTACATAGATAATCTTATCGCCCGGCATGAGACCCACCTTTTGCGACGGACCTCCGGAGATTACCTCCATCACGTAAAGGGTGTCGGTAAGCATATTGAATGAGATCCCGATACCTTCGAAATTGCCTTGTAGCGGTTCGTTCATCGCTTTCACCTCCTCCTTGTCGAGGTATGAGGAGTGCGGGTCGAGTTCAAGCAACATGGCGCGGATAGCAACTTCCGTCAAACGGGATGTCTCCACGTCATCGACATATAGCCTGTCTATCATCTGCAATGTCCTCTCCAGCTTTACGCCATCGGGAGAGAGACGTGACTGCCCGGATGAGAACTGGGAGATCAGCAACAGTGAAACAATAAGTGATAGCGTTGTTCTTGACATTATTATTCGGTGTTATTGGTCCATAGACTACCCAAGGATCATTCCCTTCGGCACGAATGCGCTCACATCGTGTCCGTAACGCAACAATTCGCGTACATGCGAGGAGCTGATATGGGTAAGTTCAGGTTCAGTAAACAGTACAAATGTCTCGATCCCCGAAATCGCCCGGTTCATGTCGGCGATACTCTTTTCATATTCAAAATCACTGACGGTGCGGATTCCCCTCAATATGAACCTTGCCCCCATCTCCCTTGCAAAATCGACAGTCAGGGAGCTATAGCTTCTCACCTTCACCCGTGGCTCATTCCGATACAGGCTGGAGATCATCTCCACCCGCTTCTCCAATGCAAACAAGGCCTTTTTTGCCTCGTTCACCCCGATGGAGATCACAATTTCATCTACCAGTTCCAGACCACGCCGTACCAGCGATTCGTGTCCGATCGTGAAGGGATCGAAGGTGCCGGGGAACAGGGCCACCCTCCAAGAAGAGGAGGCAGGGTGTGAGGGGGTTACATGATCCATTTCGGGTAAATTATGCATCTTCATCAACAACCAGGTTCTCAATGATAAACATCTGCCGGTCGGGTGTATTCTTGCCCATGTAGAACTCAAGCAGATCCTTGATAAGATCCTCCTTGCGCATGGAGACCCGATCGAGTCTCATATCCTTTCCGATAAAATTCCTGAACTCGTCGGGAGAGATCTCGCCGAGACCCTTGAAGCGGGTGATTTCAGGATTCGATCCCAACTCTCCGATTGCGGCAAGACGCTCCTCCTCAGTATAGCAGTAGAGGGTTTTCTTCTTGTTTCTCACACGGAAGAGTGGGGTCTGAAGGATATAGACATGCCCCTTTTTCACCAGATCGGGAAAGAACTGCAAAAAGAAAGTGAGCAACAGCAGGCGGATATGCATTCCGTCGGTATCGGCATCGGTAGCGATAATCACCTTGTTGTAACGCAACCCGTCCATCCCCTCCTCAATATTGAGGGCCGCCTGGAGCAGGTTGAACTCCTCGTTCTCGTAAACGATCTTCTTGGTTAGCCCGAACGAGTTCAACGGCTTTCCACGAAGACTGAACACCGCTTGCAAGTTGGGATCCCTGCTTTTGGTGATGGAACCGCTGGCCGAGTCACCCTCGGTAATGAAGATGCAGGTATCCTCCAGGTTATCACCCTTCGGATCGTTGTAGTGGATGCGGCAATCACGCAGTTTCCGGTTGTGCAGGTTCGCCTTCTTTGCCCGTTCGCGCGCCAGCTTTGTGACACCGGCAATAGCTTTCCGTTCCTTCTCCGAATCGAGGATCTTCTTCTGGAGAATATCGGCTGTCTCCAGGTGCTTGTGCAGGTAGTTGTCCAACTCTCTCTTCAGGAAATCACCTACATATTTGTTGATCGAAACCCCGTCGGGGGTCATATCCTTTGAACCGAGCTTCGTTTTTGTCTGCGACTCGAAGACCGGCTCCTCAATCTTTACGCTGATGGCAGCCACCATCCCGTTCCGGATATCGGAATATTCGAAGTTCTTGGTAAAATACTCCTTAATTACCCGGGCTGTCGCCTCGCGGAATGCCGAGAGGTGTGTCCCACCCTGTGTGGTATGCTGTCCGTTGACGAAAGAGTAGTACTCCTCGCCATACTGATTCGAGTGGGTGATCGCCACTTCAATGTCTTCACCGTGAAGGTGGATAATGGGATAAAGGATCTCGGTTGTCAGGTTGTCGTTAAGCAGGTCCTCGAGTCCGTTCTTCGAGTAGTACTTCTTGCCGTTGAAGGTGATGGTCAGTCCCGTGTTCAGGAAAACGTAATTTTTGAGCAACGGTTCGATATGCTCCTCCCGATAGAGGTAATCACCGAAGATCTCCTTGTCGGGCGTAAACTCGATAAGGGTACCGTTGCTTTGCGAAGCGGGCTGTTGTGGAGCATCATTTACCACCACACCCCGTGCATATTCGACACACTTGGTCTCTCCCTCACGGAAACTCTGAATCAGGAACCGGGAAGACAAGGCGTTCACAGCCTTGATACCCACCCCGTTCAACCCAACCGATTTCTTGAATGCCTTGGAGTCATACTTGGCACCGGTATTCATGCGGGATGAGACATCCAGCACCTTTCCCAACGGGACGCCGCGTCCATAATCACGCACGCTCACATTCCCGGCATCAATGGTGATATCGATGTTTCTTCCGAATCCCATCCGGAACTCGTCGATGGAGTTGTCCATCACCTCTTTAAGCAGGACATAGATACCGTCGTCGGAGGAAGAGCCGTCCCCCAACTTTCCAATATACATTCCCGGACGGCGACGGATATGCTCGCGCCACTCCAGGGTTACAATATTCTCTTCGCTATAATTCTGTAATGCTTGTTCTCTTTCCAGTTCAGTCAC of the Petrimonas mucosa genome contains:
- the ftsH gene encoding ATP-dependent zinc metalloprotease FtsH: MENSNPNHQDNNKARKPGRPGGLGNTNPNQPFNVYWIYAILSMVLIGMFFFGQNKNIKRVDWSDFQEYVNDNRIESVVVYSNKDIAEAKVRPESASYVFGENAGRFGANPFIQVNIPSTQGTSEFLDTVKREKGYDIKVRFDTTSEIWSMLLTFAPFLLIIVFWIWMMRRMQGGPGGAGSGIFSVGKSKAQLFDKDAGPRVTFKDVAGLSEAKEEVQEIVEFLKHPGNYTSLGGKIPKGALLVGPPGTGKTLLAKAVAGEANVPFFSISGSDFVEMFVGVGASRVRDLFRQAKEKSPCIVFIDEIDAVGRARGKNVNFGSNDERENTLNQLLTEMDGFGSNSGVIILAATNRVDILDKALLRAGRFDRQIYVELPDLNDRKDIFKVHLRPIKIDESVDVDFLARQTPGFSGADIANVCNEAALIAARNKKKFVERDDFISAVDRIIGGLEKKNKIITQEEKKAIAIHEAGHATLSWFLEHANPLVKVTIVPRGKALGAAWYLPEERQITTKDQMLDEMCALLGGRAAEELFIGKISSGAMNDLERVTKQAYGMITYLGMSDKLPNLSYYDSSGQEYTFQKPFSESTAELIDAEVKRMIAEQYDRAKELLSRHAEGHGQLARILLEKEIIYAENLEQIFGKRPWASRSQEILQSNEEKPHSEKEVTDTLPLPPVPSE
- the rsfS gene encoding ribosome silencing factor, which produces MKEERNLLQSIIDGIQEKKGKNITQIHLKGIPGAICDYFVICEGNTPTQVAALAESVEEVVKKQTRESPLRVQGQQRAEWIGIDYGTVIVHIFVPELRQYYNLDNLWEDASLKQVPTAD
- a CDS encoding GntT/GntP/DsdX family permease, which produces MSTLFLTFIVLSAVAILLILVLKLKLNAFIALLLTSIYVGLLTGMPLGSITRSIQEGMAGTLGFVATVVGLGAIFGQMLESSGGAESLAHYLVKRFGKERAPWAMVTTGFIVAIPIFLDVAFIILVPIVYALSRDTKLSLLYYAIPLLAGLAVTHSFIPPTPGPVAVADIINAPLGWVILMGFILGIPTAVIAGPLFGKYISKRIYLKSPDTSADALPEFDPENSPSFRSIALIISVPLLLILLNTVSGVAVAKGVVSKSLFTDMVEFIGHPFSALIIATLVATYLLCIRRGMGRDKVLELSSRALGPAGIIILITGAGGVLKQVLIDSGIGGMMAESMANSALPPILLAWMLAALVRVTQGSATVAMITAASIIAPIIGEFGLNDPQRALVVISIASGATLLSHVNDSGFWLVGKYLGMNERQTLQSWTVMETIIAFCGLGFTLLASLFF
- a CDS encoding Gfo/Idh/MocA family protein, whose translation is MRTVVVGFGFMGMTHTLNLLKDSRFQLKAIVDKTPENIAAKLGEQSGNFSTGTLASNDLSGVNIYSDFAECLKAERPDLCIIAVHTALHHEMAEMALQAGANVFLEKPFCIHIDEGERLIRLARSRGKLLMIGHVVRFMPAYNTLKRWIDLQEYGRLEFLSLSRFSGVPTWGQWKERQREFGSSGGALFDLVIHDIDFAQWVCGIPDRIDARCLPGKLSNYDHVSALWRYERSDLIVRIEGGNTFHAAYPFHAGFSARFEKASVFFSSQEPHHIKVATDTGTTLVPAGDANDGFRDELRYFGDCIQHGVEPVACTPESALDAVRICHKHTI
- a CDS encoding SMP-30/gluconolactonase/LRE family protein, which codes for MRLVTGLLFFICCTTLPGQKSSIIAKDAKIEKVGGGYAFTEGPAVSAEGHVYFTDQPNDRIYVWEEGKGVSLWVEGTERANGTYFDADGHLLACADLHNRIVRFGSDRKAEVLHEQYEGKRLNGPNDLWITPQGGIYFTDPYYHRNYWEEGHAEEQDVRGVYYLSPEGRLIRVIDDYKQPNGIVGTPDGKTLYVADINDRKIWRYDIQPDGTLANKHLFAPNGSDGMTIDNQGNVYLTMGKIWVYSPQGELIEEIEVPENPSNVCFGGKRRDVLFITARTSVYSLKMRVRGE
- a CDS encoding dihydroorotate dehydrogenase-like protein, with product MKNLETTFMGIRLDNPVILGASNISSNLDQLKRAEEKGVGAVVYKTLFEEQVQLENLQLDERLSQYEHIHAEITKTYPDIDFSDIDYHLTRLRKAKESLSVPLFASLNAINRESWISYAKMIEETGVDGIEINLYQTPVDFDRSGESVESEQIAIVNEIKHAVSIPVGVKLSSDYTNILHFAKRLDDTKADALVLFNAFFQPDIDIRGEKHKKTFNLSQKGDYKKTLRYTGMLYGNINADICSSRGIFTGEDVVKLILSGATTVQVVSSVYKHGMERIAEIKKSVAEWMQQKGYNSLGEFRGKLANCKLDKNENALVYKRAQYVDLMLTSDTIFGNFQ
- a CDS encoding 3-keto-disaccharide hydrolase, whose translation is MLTAMVFTSCKPSARHNVLTEAEKAEGWQLLFDGETLNGWRDYNGDSLTAPWFVENGTIQAKGEGADEHGYIVTERLFENFELVWDWKIAEGGNSGVLYHVVEHPKFAVPYITGPEYQLIDNFGFPEPLEEWQKTAADYAMHVPDTSKLIIKPAGEWNTSKIVFDNGHVEHWLNGEKVVEFEAWTDDWFARKNSGKWENAPEYGLARKGVICLQDHGSAAWFRNIKIRELPRKTREVNLFNGVDLTGWEAYGTEKWYVQDGLLVCESGPDKQYGYLATREYYDNFDLTVEFKQEADGNSGVFIRSFVEPGAIVNGWQVEVAPKGHDTGGIYESYGRGWLAQIPDEKEEILKVGDWNTLRIVVNGDNVKTYLNGEPMVDLTDEKIGKAQGRIALQIHDGGGIKVLWRNLKLQIL